One window of Microcoleus vaginatus PCC 9802 genomic DNA carries:
- a CDS encoding NUDIX domain-containing protein, translating to MKDECFGIVPIFGKEADALFLLIQHQAGHWAFPKGHANPGESPAETAKREFEEETGISDFEMLDEPSFTEHYSFVKDGEPIEKTVTYFLGFVNSMEVVLQEEEVQNSAWLSFDEAVKRITFDANRLMFGEVKAYLDGRKLRVGG from the coding sequence ATGAAAGATGAATGTTTTGGGATTGTGCCGATTTTTGGCAAGGAAGCTGATGCTTTGTTTTTGTTGATTCAACATCAAGCGGGACATTGGGCGTTTCCGAAAGGTCACGCGAACCCCGGGGAATCTCCTGCGGAAACGGCAAAGCGGGAATTTGAGGAGGAAACAGGTATATCGGATTTTGAAATGCTGGATGAGCCGAGTTTTACAGAACACTATTCTTTTGTGAAAGATGGGGAGCCGATTGAAAAAACTGTCACTTATTTTTTAGGTTTTGTCAATTCGATGGAAGTTGTTTTGCAAGAGGAGGAAGTTCAAAATTCTGCTTGGCTTTCTTTTGATGAAGCTGTTAAACGGATTACTTTTGATGCAAACCGCCTCATGTTTGGGGAAGTTAAGGCATATTTGGATGGCAGAAAATTAAGAGTCGGCGGTTGA
- a CDS encoding rhodanese-like domain-containing protein → MKNIPDQISDIKEKLPDLTPTPPGLKAQASSHDLKARLDWGEPGLTIIDARPFESFAKSHITGAVMMPMDELVGRAQSSLEPVRDIYIYGENDQQTAEAANLLRAAGFQKVAELKGGIPAWKAIDGPVDGSGEHDTPGPDAYNVFSRLQHHAEAQKINK, encoded by the coding sequence ATGAAAAATATTCCCGACCAAATTTCCGACATCAAAGAAAAACTTCCCGATTTGACTCCCACCCCTCCTGGTTTAAAAGCTCAAGCATCTAGCCACGACCTCAAAGCCCGTTTAGATTGGGGCGAACCCGGACTCACAATCATCGACGCTCGTCCTTTTGAAAGCTTTGCCAAAAGCCACATTACCGGCGCCGTAATGATGCCAATGGACGAATTAGTCGGTCGAGCACAATCGAGTTTAGAACCCGTCCGCGACATCTACATCTACGGCGAAAACGACCAACAAACCGCCGAAGCGGCCAATCTTCTCCGCGCAGCAGGCTTTCAAAAAGTAGCCGAACTAAAAGGCGGAATTCCTGCTTGGAAAGCCATCGATGGCCCCGTAGACGGCTCTGGCGAACACGATACTCCCGGCCCCGACGCCTACAACGTTTTTTCTCGCTTGCAACACCACGCCGAAGCTCAGAAAATCAACAAATAA
- a CDS encoding ATP-binding protein, which translates to MNNIEVSPIEAVNAAIQNHNPFSKAGIVKEQDIWGKGFPDIPTLNAHASDAIFQAVEKVQTSQSSQEKVTSLVLTAQQGVGKSHILSRIRRRLESNGGALFVYASVNNYTDLNLIKYQFQQTLANSLSHTGSQSVMQWQEIAAAMANEGFKAINSASQNLSPQELIDRFDRVCASWATKNKNFMNTLTKQVLKTKLKADPYIVRAVLWTLSEAETPFAIKWLSGEELDKSKAEELGLPANSGKTNQDREAESLNNVQQILNLVSYYSPVIICFDEIDVNTSCRDDGLTTPQVIADLVKRLYDTLEHSELGQGLVIITVMMPYTWTETVHVMSGGIPDRVSTYTQRKPIDLKYLNGDSLVDLVQLWLQDFYHLRNLNPPHPVYPFEESQLREYGRGKPTVREALTWCAENFKVFMPPMPELPEDPAERFELAFTKELEGDIRDDMEDNSTLAKAIFFGFETLKGQTIDKVTVDDLTADIKPKAKNADWINFKIIGTENGRAINIGVAIIQSSQSELVAGLKRLIDYQTFDLTRGCLVRSQSKIDNIKKNSKAYQLLEQLVSVEKGGEVVYLIEEQIKPLLALCAVCKKCRDYNLTQDQVFDFISQKQLTFENLLLREILSDPSGEMPAVDDEDESLLLEDIFNPPSSDDTDDGDISDLFS; encoded by the coding sequence ATGAACAATATAGAAGTTTCTCCGATAGAAGCCGTCAATGCTGCAATCCAAAATCACAATCCATTTAGCAAAGCTGGCATTGTCAAAGAACAAGATATTTGGGGAAAAGGGTTCCCCGATATTCCCACTCTAAATGCTCATGCTTCCGATGCCATTTTTCAGGCCGTTGAAAAAGTACAGACAAGTCAATCCAGTCAAGAAAAGGTGACTTCCCTGGTATTAACTGCTCAGCAGGGAGTGGGAAAAAGCCACATTTTAAGTCGCATCCGCCGCAGACTAGAAAGTAATGGTGGTGCTTTGTTCGTTTATGCCAGTGTTAATAATTACACCGACTTAAACTTGATAAAATACCAATTTCAGCAAACTTTAGCTAACAGTTTGAGCCATACAGGGAGCCAAAGTGTCATGCAATGGCAGGAAATAGCGGCAGCAATGGCAAACGAAGGTTTCAAAGCTATCAATTCTGCTTCACAGAATCTTTCTCCTCAAGAACTGATAGATCGATTTGACAGAGTATGTGCTAGTTGGGCCACTAAAAATAAGAATTTCATGAACACCCTGACTAAGCAAGTTCTCAAAACAAAATTAAAGGCAGATCCTTATATTGTTCGAGCTGTGTTGTGGACGTTATCAGAAGCTGAAACACCTTTTGCTATCAAATGGTTATCTGGTGAAGAGTTAGATAAATCTAAAGCTGAGGAACTAGGATTGCCGGCTAATTCCGGCAAGACTAATCAGGACAGAGAAGCAGAATCTCTGAATAATGTCCAGCAAATTTTGAATTTGGTGAGTTACTACAGTCCTGTAATCATTTGTTTTGATGAAATAGATGTAAATACAAGTTGTAGAGATGATGGCTTGACAACACCGCAGGTAATTGCCGATCTAGTTAAGCGTTTGTACGATACTCTCGAACACTCAGAACTCGGTCAAGGTTTGGTTATTATCACAGTAATGATGCCCTATACGTGGACAGAAACTGTTCACGTAATGTCTGGCGGCATACCAGATAGAGTTTCAACATACACGCAGCGAAAACCAATCGATTTAAAATACTTGAATGGCGATTCTTTAGTTGATTTAGTCCAGTTATGGTTGCAAGATTTTTATCATCTCAGGAATTTAAACCCTCCTCATCCGGTCTACCCATTTGAGGAAAGTCAACTGAGAGAATATGGCAGAGGTAAGCCAACGGTACGGGAAGCTTTGACGTGGTGTGCCGAGAATTTTAAAGTTTTTATGCCTCCAATGCCTGAACTTCCAGAAGATCCTGCTGAACGGTTTGAGCTTGCTTTTACCAAGGAACTTGAGGGAGACATCCGAGATGATATGGAGGATAATTCCACACTTGCTAAGGCTATTTTCTTTGGCTTTGAAACCTTGAAAGGTCAGACGATTGACAAGGTAACAGTTGATGACCTTACCGCCGATATTAAACCAAAAGCAAAAAATGCCGATTGGATAAATTTCAAGATAATTGGTACAGAAAACGGAAGAGCTATCAATATTGGTGTTGCGATAATTCAATCTTCTCAATCCGAATTAGTTGCTGGATTAAAACGCTTAATTGATTATCAAACATTTGATTTGACGCGCGGTTGTTTAGTCCGTTCCCAATCAAAAATCGACAATATTAAGAAAAATTCTAAAGCCTACCAACTACTGGAACAACTCGTATCAGTAGAAAAAGGCGGTGAGGTGGTGTATTTGATTGAAGAGCAAATAAAACCGCTGCTGGCTCTCTGTGCTGTTTGTAAAAAATGCCGAGATTATAATTTAACACAAGACCAGGTTTTTGATTTCATATCTCAGAAGCAGCTCACTTTTGAGAATCTTTTACTGCGGGAAATTTTGAGCGATCCGTCCGGTGAAATGCCTGCGGTTGACGATGAAGATGAAAGCCTACTTTTAGAAGACATTTTCAACCCTCCCAGTAGTGATGATACAGATGATGGGGATATAAGTGACCTATTTAGTTAA
- a CDS encoding DUF1802 family protein: protein MGNSILLQTALALPNPDIEALIQGRTIAAMPRMFLNRGRTFALYPANLSVDLLPYEQHYRSHFLPIAQKALAQLNSDRVLIKAWARCESCKPLDNPEPLDLEALSRLTIWKTEGLQQILLQGRYIFLAHLRIYLLPQPLEMSVQSSGNFVSLPKSLTVTDSTPVLSESIFAKRSHKLKTFEPPEHPELEELQSALVHLSTTNPKAKQLEAEIKMFLGWSEKLPAAKPDPDLDWIKTIAQIGNSSDGNTFEKLVRKSCVKLGFANSNTNPKASLNPESTGGAGGLDFYCETPYPVAGECKASKHESVPNSVTAQLIHLGLTHLGQDRFDRSVKIILAAGPLTNPANQAAIGSKMNVIRPETLQKLVELKAKQPGSIDLLQLKPCLEQQPFGEEADAKVNRYIDDVREKLKVRSHIVQLVKDFLERTKSTSVEFNQLHGAYAFSMSPQPLKYEEMHQILIELSSPLTGYLGRIKGEDLGRDRFYFLRDLPLDD from the coding sequence ATGGGCAACTCTATTTTGCTTCAAACAGCTCTGGCTTTACCCAATCCCGATATTGAGGCTTTAATTCAAGGACGAACGATAGCAGCTATGCCTCGGATGTTTCTGAATCGGGGGCGGACATTTGCTTTGTATCCAGCTAATCTTTCGGTTGATTTGCTACCCTACGAGCAACATTATCGCTCGCACTTTTTGCCCATTGCTCAAAAGGCACTTGCTCAGTTAAATTCTGATCGAGTTTTGATAAAAGCTTGGGCTAGGTGCGAATCGTGCAAACCACTGGATAATCCTGAACCTTTAGATTTAGAGGCTTTGTCGCGATTAACCATCTGGAAAACAGAGGGATTACAGCAAATTCTCCTACAAGGGCGTTACATTTTTCTAGCTCATCTTCGCATCTATCTGCTACCTCAGCCGCTTGAAATGTCAGTGCAATCTAGTGGCAATTTTGTATCTTTGCCAAAATCCCTAACTGTTACTGATTCAACGCCTGTGTTGAGCGAGTCTATCTTTGCTAAACGCAGTCACAAGCTGAAAACATTTGAGCCTCCTGAACATCCAGAATTGGAAGAGTTGCAAAGTGCATTAGTGCATTTATCCACCACTAACCCAAAAGCTAAACAATTAGAGGCAGAAATCAAAATGTTTCTAGGTTGGTCGGAAAAATTACCAGCAGCAAAACCAGATCCTGATTTAGATTGGATTAAAACAATTGCACAAATCGGAAACTCTAGCGATGGTAATACATTTGAAAAGTTAGTCCGCAAAAGTTGTGTCAAGTTAGGTTTTGCCAATTCTAACACTAATCCGAAAGCTAGTCTCAATCCAGAATCAACAGGCGGCGCGGGTGGTTTGGACTTTTATTGCGAGACTCCCTATCCAGTAGCGGGAGAGTGCAAAGCTAGCAAACATGAAAGTGTACCTAATAGTGTAACGGCTCAACTAATTCATTTAGGTTTGACTCACTTGGGTCAAGATAGGTTCGATCGATCGGTTAAAATTATTTTGGCGGCTGGGCCTTTAACTAATCCAGCTAATCAAGCAGCTATTGGTAGTAAAATGAATGTAATTCGCCCAGAAACATTGCAAAAGCTGGTTGAACTGAAAGCTAAGCAACCAGGTTCGATCGATTTATTACAGTTAAAACCTTGTTTGGAACAACAGCCGTTTGGTGAGGAAGCCGATGCTAAGGTTAATCGCTATATTGACGATGTGCGGGAAAAGCTTAAAGTGCGATCGCACATAGTTCAGCTAGTCAAAGACTTTTTGGAAAGAACAAAATCAACAAGTGTTGAATTTAATCAGCTTCACGGTGCTTATGCCTTTTCTATGTCGCCCCAACCTTTAAAATATGAAGAAATGCACCAAATTTTAATAGAACTTTCCTCACCTTTGACTGGTTACTTAGGGCGAATTAAAGGCGAAGATTTAGGGCGCGATCGCTTTTATTTCCTGCGCGACTTGCCACTAGATGATTGA
- a CDS encoding EAL domain-containing protein, whose translation MLKKAKVISNSEIVKVCLKVRLMGDRENQSISNLGEVGGAGDRHTASEALWLCDRALAATSSGIVIADANAPDCPIIYCNPAFERMTGYCASEILGRNCRFLQGPDTDRTTVANIRDALRQGREIQTTIKNYRKDGSPFWSKLSLSPVRDDSANLTHFVGIQSDLSERICDVHEALQQANDQLQTILEAVPGTVSWISSDLRYLGVNQHLAKLHGLRPSAFVGQDIGFLGASSDFNSFVVEFFAGDATEAVKELNVKLQTDGRESEGYYLIVAQKYDQGKAACLVGIDITERKRAEEALVLTRKAVESSSDAIGISDANGTHIYQNQAFSQLFEWDTAEECKLAGGISAVFADPAVARDVLDTIAQGYSWFGEITKRTKSGKTLQVLLRADAIKDRTGKIVGLIYMNTDITDQKRTEQELRQSEKRFRSLIENARDIIVILDEKGFCRYVSPSLERILGYPTAEVLGRSIFDLIHPDELLIVDQVFQGVMQTPRVSLGMAEYRVKHKDGSWCVLEAVATNLLNEPSVRGIVVNCHDVTERKMAEEQLLHDALHDALTELPNRALLTDRLGQAFARAQRHPSYQFAVLFLDLDRFKVINDSQGHRMGDRLLVAVARRLLTCLRPGDTVARLGGDEFVILLEEIHGVEEAIAQAKAILKTIERPLYLEGNKVLITASIGIALSTDQYQWPGDILRDADIAMYRAKALGKARYEVFTSAMHTRAVALMHLEHDLRESVEELNFKYPIVDFACGAAENSPMSEIDRRLERPKSQLTTLKLECPFTVYYQPIVCLKSGSVIGFEALVRWLHPERGLVSPMEFIAMAEETGLITPLGLWVLNESCRQIIKWQSLNLSVGNSPLTVAVNLSGRQFAEPESIEQIKQVLLETGVDARCLKLEITESVVMEDGEAAAAMLSHLRDLGIGLCIDDFGTGYSSLSYLHKFPINILKVDRSFVTRIGEMGENLEIVRAIVMLARSLGMEVVAEGVETAAQLAQMRAIGCEYGQGYFFSKPLDSAAATALLRRSPKW comes from the coding sequence ATGCTGAAAAAGGCTAAAGTAATAAGCAACTCGGAAATTGTAAAGGTTTGCTTGAAAGTTCGGCTGATGGGAGATCGGGAGAACCAGTCAATTTCTAATTTAGGTGAAGTGGGGGGTGCCGGCGATCGCCATACTGCATCAGAAGCACTGTGGCTGTGCGATCGAGCCTTGGCAGCTACTAGCAGCGGCATAGTCATTGCTGACGCCAATGCACCCGATTGTCCGATAATTTATTGCAATCCGGCCTTTGAACGGATGACAGGTTACTGTGCCAGTGAAATCTTGGGGCGCAATTGCCGATTTTTGCAAGGCCCCGATACAGATCGAACTACCGTAGCTAACATCCGCGACGCTTTGCGCCAAGGTCGAGAAATCCAGACAACAATCAAAAATTACCGCAAAGACGGCAGTCCTTTTTGGAGCAAATTGTCGCTATCTCCCGTGCGAGACGACAGCGCTAACTTGACTCACTTCGTAGGGATTCAGTCGGACTTGTCGGAACGGATATGTGACGTGCACGAAGCATTGCAGCAAGCTAACGACCAATTGCAAACGATTTTGGAAGCAGTTCCGGGAACAGTATCTTGGATTAGCTCGGATTTGCGCTATTTGGGGGTTAACCAGCACTTAGCCAAATTGCATGGTTTGCGGCCCTCGGCTTTTGTCGGTCAAGATATTGGTTTTCTGGGCGCTAGCTCGGATTTTAACTCTTTTGTGGTGGAGTTTTTTGCCGGCGACGCTACGGAAGCGGTTAAAGAACTCAACGTTAAGCTACAAACCGACGGGAGAGAGTCGGAGGGATACTATTTGATTGTGGCTCAAAAGTACGATCAGGGCAAAGCAGCTTGTCTGGTAGGGATTGACATTACCGAGCGCAAGCGGGCAGAAGAAGCTCTGGTGCTGACTCGCAAGGCGGTAGAAAGTTCGAGTGACGCGATCGGCATCAGCGATGCCAACGGCACTCACATTTATCAAAATCAAGCGTTTTCTCAGCTATTTGAATGGGACACCGCAGAGGAATGTAAACTAGCCGGAGGTATATCGGCAGTTTTTGCTGACCCCGCAGTCGCCCGGGACGTACTCGATACGATCGCCCAGGGTTATTCTTGGTTTGGTGAAATTACCAAGCGCACTAAAAGCGGTAAAACTTTGCAAGTGTTGCTGCGGGCCGATGCTATTAAAGACCGCACGGGGAAAATTGTCGGTCTGATTTACATGAATACCGATATTACCGACCAAAAGCGCACGGAACAAGAGCTGCGGCAAAGCGAGAAGCGCTTTCGATCATTGATTGAAAATGCTAGAGACATTATTGTGATTCTCGACGAGAAAGGCTTTTGCCGCTATGTATCTCCTTCCCTAGAGCGGATTTTGGGCTACCCGACGGCGGAAGTCCTCGGCCGATCTATATTTGACTTGATTCACCCTGACGAATTGCTGATAGTGGATCAAGTGTTCCAAGGTGTGATGCAAACGCCGAGAGTTAGCCTGGGGATGGCGGAATACCGAGTGAAACACAAGGATGGTTCCTGGTGCGTGTTGGAAGCGGTGGCGACGAATTTGCTCAACGAACCTTCGGTGCGGGGAATTGTGGTCAACTGTCACGACGTGACTGAGCGCAAGATGGCTGAAGAACAACTGTTGCACGATGCTTTGCACGATGCGCTCACAGAGTTGCCGAACCGTGCTTTGTTGACTGACAGGTTGGGGCAAGCTTTTGCCCGCGCCCAACGGCATCCGAGCTATCAGTTTGCGGTGCTGTTTCTGGATTTGGACAGGTTTAAGGTGATTAATGACAGTCAGGGACACCGCATGGGCGATCGGCTGTTGGTGGCTGTGGCTCGCCGTCTCTTGACCTGTTTGCGACCAGGCGATACGGTGGCTCGTCTGGGGGGAGATGAGTTTGTGATTTTGCTAGAAGAAATTCACGGTGTTGAGGAGGCGATCGCCCAAGCAAAGGCAATTCTCAAAACGATCGAACGACCGCTTTATTTGGAAGGTAATAAAGTTTTAATTACTGCTAGCATCGGCATTGCTTTGAGTACCGACCAATATCAGTGGCCGGGAGATATTTTGCGCGATGCTGATATTGCCATGTACCGGGCCAAAGCTCTCGGTAAAGCTCGCTACGAAGTTTTTACCAGTGCGATGCACACTCGGGCTGTGGCTTTGATGCACTTGGAACACGATTTGCGGGAGTCGGTTGAAGAACTAAATTTCAAATATCCCATAGTGGATTTCGCCTGTGGGGCGGCGGAAAACTCGCCGATGAGTGAAATCGATCGGAGATTGGAGCGTCCTAAGTCGCAATTGACTACTTTAAAATTGGAATGTCCTTTTACTGTTTATTATCAGCCGATCGTTTGTTTAAAAAGCGGATCGGTTATCGGATTTGAGGCACTGGTGCGCTGGCTGCACCCGGAAAGGGGTTTAGTTTCCCCGATGGAATTTATTGCGATGGCGGAGGAAACAGGGTTAATTACGCCTTTGGGTTTGTGGGTTTTAAACGAAAGCTGTCGCCAAATTATTAAGTGGCAGAGTTTGAATTTATCTGTGGGAAATTCGCCGCTGACAGTCGCAGTAAATCTTTCCGGAAGGCAGTTTGCCGAACCCGAGTCGATCGAGCAAATTAAGCAAGTTTTGCTGGAAACAGGTGTTGACGCTCGCTGTTTGAAGTTGGAGATTACTGAGAGTGTGGTGATGGAAGATGGAGAAGCGGCGGCGGCGATGCTTTCGCATTTGAGAGACTTGGGTATCGGGCTGTGTATTGATGATTTCGGCACTGGTTATTCGTCTCTGAGTTATTTGCACAAGTTCCCGATTAATATTTTGAAGGTCGATCGCTCTTTTGTTACCCGCATCGGGGAAATGGGCGAAAATTTGGAAATCGTGCGGGCGATCGTCATGCTGGCCCGCAGTTTGGGGATGGAGGTAGTGGCAGAAGGGGTCGAAACCGCCGCCCAATTGGCTCAAATGCGGGCGATCGGCTGCGAGTACGGTCAGGGGTACTTTTTCTCTAAACCTCTCGACAGTGCGGCAGCTACAGCCTTGTTGAGGCGATCGCCGAAATGGTGA
- a CDS encoding deoxyribonuclease V: protein MLQRHPWPQTVEEAIAIQEQLRSEVITAHQLDTVRYVAGVDVGYDSANDVSRAAVTVLSFPDLQLQQQAVVRSPTTFPYIPGFLSFREVPAVLEALENISLRPDLILCDGQGLAHPRRFGLACHLGVLTGIATIGVAKNRFIGEHSEVGLDRGSWQPLLLEGSTVGAALRTQTGVKPIYVSIGHKVNLITAIEYVLRCAPKYRLPETTRSADQLTSG, encoded by the coding sequence ATGTTGCAGCGACACCCTTGGCCGCAGACAGTTGAAGAGGCGATCGCCATTCAAGAACAGCTTCGGTCAGAGGTAATTACCGCCCATCAACTGGACACAGTTCGGTACGTCGCCGGTGTAGATGTCGGCTACGACAGTGCAAACGATGTATCGCGGGCCGCTGTAACAGTTCTGAGCTTTCCCGACTTACAGTTGCAGCAGCAAGCTGTGGTTCGCAGTCCTACAACTTTTCCTTATATTCCGGGTTTCCTGTCTTTTCGAGAAGTGCCGGCAGTTCTCGAAGCTTTGGAAAATATTAGTTTGAGACCAGACTTGATATTGTGCGACGGTCAAGGACTAGCGCACCCCCGCAGATTCGGTCTTGCCTGCCATTTGGGGGTTTTGACAGGGATTGCCACGATCGGAGTTGCCAAAAATCGATTTATTGGAGAACATTCAGAAGTCGGACTCGACCGGGGCAGTTGGCAACCCTTGCTGTTGGAGGGATCAACAGTAGGAGCAGCGCTGAGGACGCAAACAGGGGTAAAGCCAATTTATGTTTCGATAGGTCATAAGGTAAACTTGATAACTGCGATCGAGTACGTCCTGCGCTGCGCCCCAAAATATCGCTTACCAGAAACAACTCGATCGGCAGACCAACTAACATCGGGATAA
- a CDS encoding stress-induced protein — MAEKSKRGFASMDAEKQRAIASKGGKAAHEKGTAHEFTPEEARQAGQKGGEAVSRNREHMAQIGREGGRKSRKSEA, encoded by the coding sequence ATGGCTGAGAAAAGCAAACGCGGATTCGCTTCTATGGATGCAGAAAAACAGCGCGCAATTGCTAGCAAAGGCGGAAAAGCTGCACACGAGAAAGGAACTGCCCACGAATTCACCCCTGAAGAAGCCAGACAAGCTGGTCAAAAAGGTGGCGAAGCTGTCAGCAGAAATCGCGAACACATGGCTCAAATTGGTCGCGAAGGCGGTCGGAAAAGCCGCAAGAGCGAAGCTTAA
- a CDS encoding FHA domain-containing protein, with protein MTNQLTLAWTEAGVRQTRTIQNGEPSKNPGTVRLGRDPAKCDIVFSHPSVSGLHVEIFFNQELQEYAVRNLRESNPPLVDGKILARGEAKLNSGSHIHLGQVQIEVVNVTEVQVAAPQTVLLSGPPAPGNFQPTGPSKYGLQCPKCSRISSYAQLNAGCPWCGTSLAAAASVVMSP; from the coding sequence ATGACAAACCAGCTAACTTTAGCATGGACAGAAGCTGGGGTGCGTCAAACTCGAACAATTCAAAACGGAGAGCCGAGCAAAAATCCGGGAACCGTGAGGCTAGGGCGCGATCCGGCGAAGTGCGATATAGTATTTTCGCATCCCAGCGTATCGGGGCTGCACGTTGAAATATTTTTTAATCAGGAATTGCAGGAGTATGCAGTGCGGAATTTGCGCGAAAGCAATCCGCCGCTGGTAGATGGAAAAATTCTCGCCCGAGGCGAAGCAAAATTGAACTCGGGAAGTCACATCCATTTAGGGCAAGTGCAAATCGAGGTGGTGAATGTGACGGAGGTGCAGGTAGCCGCGCCCCAGACAGTTTTGCTGTCTGGGCCTCCCGCACCTGGTAATTTTCAGCCGACGGGGCCTTCAAAATATGGTTTGCAGTGTCCCAAATGCAGCCGAATTTCGTCTTACGCGCAGTTGAATGCGGGGTGTCCGTGGTGCGGTACTTCTTTGGCGGCGGCGGCGAGTGTGGTGATGTCTCCGTGA
- a CDS encoding FHA domain-containing protein gives MNSQPLRLRLTWTDTATGDCRSPILDLPIALGRIFEAMPPTINGERVSRIALSSSQVSRFHAVIGTEGNSILLTDTGSRNGTFVNGIRQTRCVLANGDMLQVGPYAIGISFAVNSPETPSVNFHIFFNPQTNGPDPALNQPIMLQLPQTSSRGEFPPIAFLQASQVSMRSLQSRGLPVTEVEWAAVGGGLGSFIWVDLLRICGVKIERIAVLGLENQPYARYLRLCLNSQIPLRERLRSNSDSCPDNIWGWPPYALREAWQEVLKGRLGMSLKLMWQVFAEPTFAETYTPRAGNVFDSIDREVDRIGWNQMFRYGRVRGIRKTDDGRYAIAYSRSDADHREHAFLIAKYVHLATGYPAIQFLPDLQAYREKTQDFESVVNAYESHDGVYEKLEASGGSVLIRGRGIVASRVVQRIYEARQRNRNIQVLHLMRSPKPQGNKFKLAQRRVENHYEFQPFNWPKACWGGELRVLLEQAAPELRPQLLTDWGGTTTAQRSDWRRIVKEGLSQGWYQITFGEVERVERDSQNRTVTYIQEKELKGQIKLEADFIIDATGLDAKVKTSPLLNDLVAQYNLPLNGLGRLSVNNDFEVPELRNSSGSNTEGRVYAAGAITLGGPYAPVDSFLGLQYAALRSVESLAANRVPGVRKLSVWRSFVQWWKWILNKSPD, from the coding sequence ATGAATTCTCAACCCTTGCGCCTGCGACTGACTTGGACAGATACAGCTACGGGGGATTGTCGATCCCCGATACTCGACTTACCCATCGCTTTGGGACGAATTTTTGAAGCTATGCCCCCCACAATCAACGGGGAACGAGTTTCTCGAATTGCCCTCAGCAGCAGTCAAGTTTCTCGCTTCCACGCAGTGATTGGCACCGAAGGCAACAGTATTCTACTTACTGACACGGGTAGCCGCAACGGTACTTTTGTTAACGGCATTCGCCAAACCCGTTGCGTGCTGGCAAACGGGGATATGCTGCAAGTTGGGCCCTACGCGATCGGCATTTCTTTTGCTGTGAATTCCCCTGAAACGCCTTCGGTCAATTTTCACATTTTCTTTAACCCGCAGACCAATGGGCCAGATCCCGCATTGAACCAGCCAATAATGTTGCAGCTTCCTCAAACAAGTAGTAGGGGAGAATTTCCGCCGATCGCATTTTTGCAAGCTTCTCAAGTGTCAATGCGATCGCTCCAATCTAGGGGACTCCCTGTGACAGAAGTTGAGTGGGCTGCCGTTGGCGGTGGTTTAGGCAGCTTTATTTGGGTGGATTTGCTGAGAATTTGCGGCGTGAAAATTGAGCGAATTGCGGTTTTGGGTCTGGAAAACCAGCCTTACGCCCGCTATCTGCGTCTGTGCCTCAATTCTCAAATTCCGCTGCGCGAACGCCTACGATCGAATTCTGACTCTTGTCCAGACAACATTTGGGGGTGGCCTCCCTATGCTTTGCGGGAAGCTTGGCAGGAAGTGCTCAAGGGGCGTTTGGGGATGTCGTTGAAGTTGATGTGGCAGGTGTTTGCTGAACCGACTTTTGCCGAAACTTATACGCCTCGCGCGGGTAATGTGTTTGATTCTATTGACAGGGAAGTCGATCGAATTGGGTGGAATCAGATGTTTCGCTACGGTAGAGTGCGGGGAATTCGCAAAACAGATGACGGCAGGTACGCGATCGCTTATTCTCGATCGGATGCGGATCACCGCGAGCACGCTTTTTTAATCGCCAAATACGTACACTTAGCCACCGGCTATCCCGCCATTCAATTTCTGCCCGACTTGCAAGCTTACCGCGAAAAAACCCAGGATTTTGAGTCGGTTGTCAACGCTTATGAAAGCCACGACGGCGTTTACGAAAAGTTGGAGGCCAGCGGCGGCAGCGTGTTAATTAGAGGTCGGGGAATTGTGGCTTCCCGCGTGGTGCAGCGAATTTACGAAGCGCGACAGCGGAACCGCAACATTCAAGTATTGCATTTGATGCGATCGCCCAAACCTCAAGGTAACAAATTTAAACTCGCTCAGCGAAGAGTCGAAAATCACTACGAATTTCAACCTTTCAACTGGCCAAAAGCTTGCTGGGGCGGGGAACTTCGCGTACTTTTGGAACAAGCCGCCCCGGAATTGCGGCCGCAGTTGCTCACAGACTGGGGCGGCACTACCACAGCCCAGCGCAGCGACTGGCGGCGGATTGTCAAAGAAGGTTTAAGTCAAGGATGGTATCAAATTACCTTCGGTGAAGTCGAGCGAGTCGAGCGCGACAGTCAAAACCGCACAGTGACGTACATTCAGGAGAAGGAACTCAAGGGGCAAATTAAGTTAGAAGCTGATTTTATTATTGATGCTACGGGTTTGGACGCTAAGGTAAAAACCAGTCCCCTGTTAAACGATTTGGTAGCTCAATATAATCTTCCCCTCAACGGTTTGGGGCGACTGAGTGTTAACAACGATTTTGAAGTACCCGAATTGCGGAATTCTTCTGGTAGCAACACAGAAGGCCGGGTATACGCAGCAGGCGCGATTACTTTGGGGGGGCCTTACGCGCCCGTAGACAGTTTTTTGGGCTTGCAATACGCCGCCTTGCGTTCGGTTGAAAGTCTGGCCGCCAACCGAGTTCCTGGTGTGCGGAAATTGAGCGTTTGGCGATCGTTCGTGCAGTGGTGGAAGTGGATTTTAAATAAATCTCCCGACTAA